Proteins encoded in a region of the Bacillus methanolicus genome:
- a CDS encoding YugN family protein — MKFENTGLEGLKADLNYLDDVMSNFNFVREGQWDYERVTYDRKFELKEGTFYLRVFGFAVEGDVDTHKATIQLMTPLLGKYYYPHGVEYGEGENFPKTLVSQCEKILAGVKVEIEKFAKQ, encoded by the coding sequence ATGAAATTTGAAAATACTGGCTTAGAAGGTTTAAAAGCAGATTTAAACTATTTAGATGATGTTATGTCAAATTTCAATTTTGTGCGCGAAGGCCAGTGGGATTATGAACGTGTTACATATGACCGCAAATTTGAGCTTAAAGAAGGCACTTTCTACCTTCGAGTATTTGGTTTTGCTGTTGAAGGGGACGTAGACACCCATAAAGCAACGATCCAACTAATGACACCGCTACTTGGCAAATATTATTATCCTCATGGTGTAGAATACGGAGAAGGCGAAAATTTCCCTAAAACACTTGTAAGTCAATGTGAAAAAATTCTTGCAGGTGTAAAAGTCGAAATTGAAAAATTCGCTAAACAATAA
- a CDS encoding CBS domain-containing protein — translation MEKIRDLMTTDVETCSLLDNVYEVAVKMKDLNVGAIPVVDNGKLVGMITDRDIVVRCIAEKNPPSSKVEDVMSRQLVTVTPESSTREAAQLMAKNQIRRLPVVEGDKLAGIVSLGDFAVRQLTDDQAKEALSEISEQHGQQPH, via the coding sequence ATGGAAAAAATACGCGATTTGATGACAACCGATGTTGAAACTTGTTCTTTGTTAGATAATGTTTATGAAGTGGCTGTAAAAATGAAAGATTTGAATGTGGGAGCAATTCCGGTTGTGGATAATGGAAAGCTAGTTGGTATGATTACAGACCGTGATATCGTCGTAAGATGTATTGCGGAAAAAAATCCGCCATCATCAAAAGTAGAAGACGTTATGAGCAGGCAATTGGTGACTGTTACTCCGGAATCTTCTACAAGAGAAGCGGCACAGCTCATGGCAAAAAATCAAATTCGCCGTTTGCCAGTTGTTGAAGGAGATAAACTTGCAGGGATCGTTTCACTCGGAGATTTTGCTGTCAGACAATTAACAGATGACCAAGCTAAAGAAGCTCTCTCTGAAATATCTGAACAACACGGCCAACAGCCTCATTAA
- the ytvI gene encoding sporulation integral membrane protein YtvI, which produces MSGFFKKRNLLIILGLVISIIFFYFIMPVSVPLITALITALLLEPLVRLFQIRLRLNRRFSVIVVFFLFLLFLGMIGYFITTKVITEAIKIAENAPFYVNEISKAWLRVEANIINAAQDLPSEFVNETSKRVQNFLNNLKNDLLAYVNINNIKTFLANIPNFFISFLVYLVALFLFLIDLPRLREGINNHLTEKTADKVHFMTSRLSYVVFGFLKAQFLVSVIVFIISLLGLMMITPKIALIMALIIWLIDFIPVIGSITVLGPWALFHILTDNVALGMKLAVLAVILLIIRRTLEPKVMGSQISLSPLATLIAMYLGLKLLGVLGLFIGPLLLIAFNSAREAGIIKLNFKI; this is translated from the coding sequence TTGTCCGGATTTTTTAAGAAACGTAATTTGCTTATTATCCTAGGGCTCGTAATTTCTATCATCTTTTTTTATTTCATCATGCCAGTATCAGTACCGCTTATCACAGCATTGATAACCGCATTGTTATTAGAACCGCTAGTAAGGCTTTTTCAAATACGCTTAAGGTTAAACCGCCGCTTTTCGGTTATTGTTGTGTTTTTTCTATTTCTTCTTTTTCTAGGCATGATCGGATATTTTATTACCACAAAAGTAATTACCGAAGCTATAAAAATTGCAGAAAATGCTCCGTTTTATGTAAATGAAATATCTAAAGCATGGCTCAGAGTTGAAGCAAACATTATAAATGCTGCGCAAGATCTTCCAAGTGAATTTGTGAATGAAACCAGCAAGAGAGTTCAGAATTTTTTAAACAACCTAAAAAACGACCTCTTGGCATATGTAAATATCAATAATATAAAGACATTTCTTGCGAATATTCCGAACTTTTTTATCAGTTTTCTAGTATACTTAGTTGCACTTTTTCTCTTTCTGATCGATTTGCCGCGGTTGCGTGAAGGAATCAATAATCATTTAACAGAAAAAACTGCCGATAAAGTTCATTTTATGACATCTCGCCTTTCCTACGTTGTTTTCGGATTTCTGAAAGCCCAGTTTCTCGTAAGTGTGATCGTTTTTATTATCTCTCTTCTCGGTTTAATGATGATTACACCTAAAATTGCACTCATCATGGCACTCATTATTTGGTTGATTGATTTCATCCCGGTTATCGGTTCCATAACCGTTCTCGGGCCATGGGCACTATTTCATATTCTAACTGATAATGTTGCACTTGGTATGAAACTGGCTGTACTTGCAGTGATTTTGCTGATCATCAGACGTACTTTAGAACCAAAGGTTATGGGCAGCCAAATCAGCTTATCACCATTAGCTACATTAATTGCTATGTATTTGGGATTAAAACTGCTGGGCGTCCTTGGATTGTTTATTGGACCTCTTTTGCTTATTGCGTTTAATTCCGCAAGAGAAGCAGGGATTATCAAACTTAATTTTAAAATTTAA
- a CDS encoding DUF420 domain-containing protein: MESLPILPTISTLFIVLSAVAIAIGWIQIKQRRIEAHKKTMFLAAVFALLFFLIYAARTIFIGNTAFGGPEDIKIYYTLFLIFHIILATAGAVFGIVTLLTGYNNKLAKHRKLGPVTSIIWFFTAITGVAVYLLLYVIYRGGETTSVIKAILGF, translated from the coding sequence ATGGAATCATTGCCGATATTACCTACCATAAGTACTTTGTTTATTGTATTAAGTGCAGTTGCGATTGCAATAGGGTGGATTCAAATTAAGCAGAGGAGAATTGAAGCTCATAAGAAAACAATGTTTTTGGCAGCTGTATTTGCTCTTCTCTTTTTTCTGATTTATGCTGCAAGAACAATCTTCATCGGAAATACTGCTTTCGGCGGGCCGGAGGACATTAAAATCTACTATACATTGTTCCTCATTTTTCATATTATTTTGGCAACAGCAGGAGCTGTATTTGGAATTGTAACCCTTCTGACAGGCTATAACAACAAATTAGCTAAGCACAGAAAACTAGGACCTGTAACAAGCATTATTTGGTTTTTTACGGCCATAACGGGAGTAGCGGTTTACTTATTGCTTTACGTTATTTACAGAGGCGGGGAAACGACCTCAGTGATTAAAGCAATTCTGGGATTCTAA